The Vespula vulgaris chromosome 17, iyVesVulg1.1, whole genome shotgun sequence genome includes a window with the following:
- the LOC127069971 gene encoding uncharacterized protein LOC127069971, giving the protein MRFGLVMGLILFGFVLMVNGLKFLNYNTPNDKKLPRDREIRGYRPPQMSTSIGVGYGKRDGSTEISNFNKRERVLLSLLRNLPQGFTPELILREVKTNPVFAGKLTEMIINDENGQTRIGEQLQPEGTIFIF; this is encoded by the exons ATGCGATTTGGATTAGTGATGGGTCTAATACTTTTCGGATTCGTTTTGATGGTGAATggcttaaaatttttaaattataatactccaaatgataaaaaactaccgagagatagagaaatacgTGGTTATAGACCACCCCAAATGTCTACCTCAATTGGAGTAGGATATGGTAAAAGAGATGGATCTAcggaaatttctaattttaacaAACGAGAAAGAGTACTTTTGTCACTTCTTCGTAATCTTCCACAAGG atttactCCTGAATTAATATTACGAGAGGTGAAAACAAATCCTGTTTTTGCTGGAAAATTAACAGAAATGATAATCAATGACGAAAATGGTCAAACACGAATTGGAGAACAATTACAGCCGGAAGGAactatattcatattttaa